The following proteins come from a genomic window of Alnus glutinosa chromosome 10, dhAlnGlut1.1, whole genome shotgun sequence:
- the LOC133879348 gene encoding MADS-box transcription factor 14-like isoform X3 — translation MGRGKVQLKRIEDKISRQVTFSKRKSGLMKKANELAVLCDVEVALLIFSDRGRLYEFCSAESLEEILERYRIHVAEEAAVRKRAEEEKLDVGDRNDKQSQELQLFPKSITNHGIENLADCPDLQTSANPLQMIQRHLDAQNMEQKNITELTQLETELDAILSEIRFRKTQLMMEAVKAVDEETLLSLASTSSSV, via the exons ATGGGGAGGGGGAAGGTGCAGCTGAAGCGAATTGAGGACAAGATCAGCCGGCAAGTGACGTTCTCGAAGCGGAAGAGCGGGCTGATGAAGAAGGCTAACGAGCTCGCCGTGCTCTGCGACGTGGAGGTAGCGCTCCTGATCTTCTCCGACCGAGGCAGGCTCTACGAGTTCTGTAGTGCAGAGAG TCTAGAAGAAATTCTTGAGCGTTACAGGATACACGTAGCTGAAGAAGCTGCTGTCCGCAAGAGAGCTGAAGAAGAAAAG CTTGACGTAGGGGATCGCAATGACAAACAATCACAAGAATTACAACTCTTTCCAAAATCGATAACAAATCATGGAATTGAg AATCTTGCTGACTGTCCTGATCTTCAGACAAGTGCTAACCCACTGCAAATGATTCAAAG GCATCTTGATGCACAAAACATGGAACAGAAAAACATAACAGAGCTTACACAACTAGAGACAGAACTGGATGCCATATTAAGCGAAATCAGATTCAGAAAG ACACAGCTAATGATGGAAGCTGTGAAAGCAGTCGATGAAGAG
- the LOC133879348 gene encoding MADS-box transcription factor 14-like isoform X2, whose product MGRGKVQLKRIEDKISRQVTFSKRKSGLMKKANELAVLCDVEVALLIFSDRGRLYEFCSAESLEEILERYRIHVAEEAAVRKRAEEEKLDVGDRNDKQSQELQLFPKSITNHGIEQNLADCPDLQTSANPLQMIQRHLDAQNMEQKNITELTQLETELDAILSEIRFRKTQLMMEAVKAVDEETLLSLASTSSSV is encoded by the exons ATGGGGAGGGGGAAGGTGCAGCTGAAGCGAATTGAGGACAAGATCAGCCGGCAAGTGACGTTCTCGAAGCGGAAGAGCGGGCTGATGAAGAAGGCTAACGAGCTCGCCGTGCTCTGCGACGTGGAGGTAGCGCTCCTGATCTTCTCCGACCGAGGCAGGCTCTACGAGTTCTGTAGTGCAGAGAG TCTAGAAGAAATTCTTGAGCGTTACAGGATACACGTAGCTGAAGAAGCTGCTGTCCGCAAGAGAGCTGAAGAAGAAAAG CTTGACGTAGGGGATCGCAATGACAAACAATCACAAGAATTACAACTCTTTCCAAAATCGATAACAAATCATGGAATTGAg CAGAATCTTGCTGACTGTCCTGATCTTCAGACAAGTGCTAACCCACTGCAAATGATTCAAAG GCATCTTGATGCACAAAACATGGAACAGAAAAACATAACAGAGCTTACACAACTAGAGACAGAACTGGATGCCATATTAAGCGAAATCAGATTCAGAAAG ACACAGCTAATGATGGAAGCTGTGAAAGCAGTCGATGAAGAG
- the LOC133879348 gene encoding agamous-like MADS-box protein FUL-L isoform X1, with amino-acid sequence MGRGKVQLKRIEDKISRQVTFSKRKSGLMKKANELAVLCDVEVALLIFSDRGRLYEFCSAESLEEILERYRIHVAEEAAVRKRAEEEKLKTDLSTLETDPSVLVRMQKFENEGTGAFEGEFEENITTNLDVGDRNDKQSQELQLFPKSITNHGIEQNLADCPDLQTSANPLQMIQRHLDAQNMEQKNITELTQLETELDAILSEIRFRKTQLMMEAVKAVDEETLLSLASTSSSV; translated from the exons ATGGGGAGGGGGAAGGTGCAGCTGAAGCGAATTGAGGACAAGATCAGCCGGCAAGTGACGTTCTCGAAGCGGAAGAGCGGGCTGATGAAGAAGGCTAACGAGCTCGCCGTGCTCTGCGACGTGGAGGTAGCGCTCCTGATCTTCTCCGACCGAGGCAGGCTCTACGAGTTCTGTAGTGCAGAGAG TCTAGAAGAAATTCTTGAGCGTTACAGGATACACGTAGCTGAAGAAGCTGCTGTCCGCAAGAGAGCTGAAGAAGAAAAG CTCAAGACCGATCTATCGACACTCGAGACTGATCCATCGGTACTCGTCAGAATGCAGAAATTTGAGA ACGAAGGAACCGGAGCGTTTGAAGGAGAGTTTGAGGAGAATATTACGACCAAT CTTGACGTAGGGGATCGCAATGACAAACAATCACAAGAATTACAACTCTTTCCAAAATCGATAACAAATCATGGAATTGAg CAGAATCTTGCTGACTGTCCTGATCTTCAGACAAGTGCTAACCCACTGCAAATGATTCAAAG GCATCTTGATGCACAAAACATGGAACAGAAAAACATAACAGAGCTTACACAACTAGAGACAGAACTGGATGCCATATTAAGCGAAATCAGATTCAGAAAG ACACAGCTAATGATGGAAGCTGTGAAAGCAGTCGATGAAGAG